The genomic window ATTATCACCATTAGTTATGAGTATTCTTAACTTTCAGAAGCCGGAAAAAATCATTCTTCAAAAATCAAATGATTTTGAAGGCTCCTTTGAGTTCAAACCACTAGAGCCGGGATTCGGACAAACTATTGGAAACTCACTCAGAAGGATCCTTTTGTCTTCTCTGGAAGGCTATGCGATATCATATGTGCGTATCGCAGGCGTGGATCATGAATTCTCTACCATCAAAGGTGTTATCGAAGATGTAGTGGAAATCATTTTAAATCTTAAAAAGGTAAGGTTAAAACCACGAAACTTCAGTGAAGATATCAAAGAGCAGAAAATTTATCTTTCGCTCAGCGGAAAAGACAGTTTTAAAGCTGGCGAAATTGAAGCAAACACAAATATTTTTCAAGTGACAAACCCTGATCAGGTCATTTGTCACATGGAACCTTTTGTTAATCTTGAGATAGAACTTACGATTACAAAGGGCCGAGGTTACGTGCCTGCTGATGAAAACGTGAGTAAAGAATTGCCCATCGGTGTAATACCGGTAGATTCAATTTATACTCCGATCAAAAATGTATCGTATTCCATTGCAAATACGCGTGTGGGTCAAAAGACAGACTACGAAAAACTTAA from Saprospiraceae bacterium includes these protein-coding regions:
- a CDS encoding DNA-directed RNA polymerase subunit alpha — encoded protein: MSILNFQKPEKIILQKSNDFEGSFEFKPLEPGFGQTIGNSLRRILLSSLEGYAISYVRIAGVDHEFSTIKGVIEDVVEIILNLKKVRLKPRNFSEDIKEQKIYLSLSGKDSFKAGEIEANTNIFQVTNPDQVICHMEPFVNLEIELTITKGRGYVPADENVSKELPIGVIPVDSIYTPIKNVSYSIANTRVGQKTDYEKLNLTIQTDGTIHPEEAVKEASRIMIQHLLLITDENITFEDAVRKEDTIVDEHVLHMRKLLKTPLEDLDLSVRAYNCLKAAKINSLGEMVKYDKDELLKFRNFGKKSLVEIEELLQSKSLSFGMDLSKYKLDEE